The genomic segment ACATATCCCAAAGATTCAGAACTTATGCAGGCAGATGCAGCCCTGATTCCCTTAAAAACAAGTGATTCACAGTTTTTAAAAGAAAACGGAGCAGTTGTTATTGCCAGCCGGTGTTCAAACGGTTTTGGTTATCATTCATTATTTGGACCTGGAATGAGGCTGGCGAAAAAACCAATTAAACGCAGGAATTTGCAAAATAAAGACTTAATTGTTTTTGCTCCTGGAATTAACCAGCCTGAATTTCAATGTCTTTACTGGGAAGGCTATAAACTTGCAGATAAATGGCATGATGTTATAGCTTTACTCAAAAACCGCTTCCCAAAACAGCCCAGGGTTTTAGTCCTGCCATCTGCGCCTCTCCAGTTAATATCATGTCGTACCTGATTCATCATTTTTTAGAAAAAAGTTCAGACTTAAATCCTGGAAAAGAAGCTGTTATCCATGGAAATAACAGATATACATACCAGGAAATTGAAGCAAAAGCCAACCAGACTGCAAACTGGCTGCTGCAGTCAGGGATTAAAAAAGGAGACCGGGTTGCAATTCTTCTCAGAAATTCAGTTGAATACATATATTCATATTATGGAGTGCTAAAAACCGGTGCAATCGCCGTACCTTTTAACACAGGGCTTGAGGGCCTGGAACTAGGGGAAATGTTAAAAGACTGCAGTGCCAAAGTTCTGATTTCCGAAACTTATTTTTCAAAACTTATTATAAATATATGCAAAAGCATTTCATGTTTAAACCTGATAGCATTTTCAGACAAAAAAATTAATATTGATGACAATAAGATCAAATGTATTCAATTTTCTGATATATACCCTGAATTTTCCTCAAACAGGCCGCACATTCCCTGCATAGACCAGGATATTTCATCAATCATATATACTTCAGGCAGTACAGGAAAACCCAAAGGAGTAATGCTGAGTCATCTAAATATTGTTTCAAACACCAGATCCATTGTCTCCTATCTTCATCTCACAGAAAAAGACAAATGTATGGTAATACTGCCTTTTTATTATGTTTATGGAAAATCACTTTTAAATACCCATTTCAAGGTTTCAGGAACAATTATTATTGACAACCGTTTCACATTCCCCAATGCAGTATTAAAAAACATGATAGAAGAAAAAGCCACAGGTTTTGCAGGGGTTCCTTCAACCTACTCCATCCTGGTAAACCGGTCTTCAATGGCAAAAATGAACTTTCCCAGCCTGAGATACATCACCCAGGCAGGCGGACATATGCCAGTCCAGGTAAGGCAGCAGCTTTTGGAAATATTTCCAGACAAACAGATATTTATAATGTACGGTGCAACAGAGGCTTCAGCAAGGCTTGCATATCTTGAACCAGATCAACTGGGACAGAAAATAAAATCCTTTGGCAGGGCAATTCCAAATGTGGAAATAAGAATAGTAGATGAGAATAGTGAAGAAGTGCCTCCTGATTATGAAGGTGAAATTACTGCAAGAGGTTCCAATATCATGACAGGCTACTGGAATGCTCCTGGGGAAACATCAAAGGTTCTAAAAAACGGCTGGTATTATACCGGAGATTTGGGAATCCGTGATAAAGACGGTTTTTTATACATAACCGGACGAAAAAAAGATATGATAAAATCAGGCATTTATAAAATAAGTGCCAATGAAATAGAAGAAGTTTTATACAAATACCCTGGAATACATGAGGCTGCTGTTATAGGGCTGCCGGATGATATTCTTGGTGAATCAATAAATGCA from the Desulfonema limicola genome contains:
- a CDS encoding class I adenylate-forming enzyme family protein; this translates as MSYLIHHFLEKSSDLNPGKEAVIHGNNRYTYQEIEAKANQTANWLLQSGIKKGDRVAILLRNSVEYIYSYYGVLKTGAIAVPFNTGLEGLELGEMLKDCSAKVLISETYFSKLIINICKSISCLNLIAFSDKKINIDDNKIKCIQFSDIYPEFSSNRPHIPCIDQDISSIIYTSGSTGKPKGVMLSHLNIVSNTRSIVSYLHLTEKDKCMVILPFYYVYGKSLLNTHFKVSGTIIIDNRFTFPNAVLKNMIEEKATGFAGVPSTYSILVNRSSMAKMNFPSLRYITQAGGHMPVQVRQQLLEIFPDKQIFIMYGATEASARLAYLEPDQLGQKIKSFGRAIPNVEIRIVDENSEEVPPDYEGEITARGSNIMTGYWNAPGETSKVLKNGWYYTGDLGIRDKDGFLYITGRKKDMIKSGIYKISANEIEEVLYKYPGIHEAAVIGLPDDILGESINAAVVPKPGNTLEPDEIMKFCNERLPSYKVPKTIKISKNLPKNEAGKVLKKQIKEIFK